The following are encoded in a window of Haloarcula halophila genomic DNA:
- a CDS encoding TrmB family transcriptional regulator, with protein sequence MTDLGELGLSSYEAQVYRTLLITGTGTAAAISEASDVPRGRIYDVLNGLEARQLVRTRGTDPTEYVPVAPDEAVQRLLAERAAQLRAEWLRYREVAETVRSNLLPTVPADADVWLGRLGGEEMQTALGEHGRTATSSVQAVVGPPYESAPWETLHREVAAFLDGVGPDVVVSLVVSETVLDTLPAAFFDTVDAQPTEVDIRAVPELPVSFDVVDQTVTTIDLPHPQDGADRIGVLAIQDSDIVEEFDCQFQALWADAVPVGE encoded by the coding sequence ATGACCGATCTCGGGGAACTCGGCCTCTCCAGTTACGAAGCGCAGGTCTACCGCACGCTACTGATCACGGGTACCGGGACGGCGGCAGCGATCTCCGAAGCGAGTGACGTCCCGAGAGGGCGGATCTACGACGTCCTCAACGGTCTCGAAGCCCGACAACTGGTTCGGACCCGCGGGACGGACCCGACCGAATACGTCCCGGTGGCTCCCGACGAAGCTGTCCAGCGACTCCTCGCCGAGCGCGCGGCGCAACTCCGCGCGGAGTGGCTCCGGTATCGGGAAGTCGCCGAGACGGTACGGTCGAACCTGCTCCCGACCGTCCCGGCCGACGCCGACGTCTGGCTCGGCAGGCTGGGGGGCGAGGAGATGCAGACGGCGCTGGGGGAGCACGGACGGACGGCCACCTCGTCTGTCCAGGCTGTGGTCGGCCCACCGTACGAGTCGGCTCCGTGGGAGACACTCCATCGGGAAGTGGCGGCGTTTCTCGACGGGGTCGGACCGGACGTCGTCGTCTCGCTGGTGGTCAGCGAGACGGTTCTGGACACACTCCCGGCAGCGTTCTTCGACACTGTCGATGCCCAACCGACCGAGGTCGACATCAGGGCAGTTCCGGAACTACCGGTGTCGTTCGACGTCGTCGACCAGACGGTGACGACGATCGATCTCCCACATCCACAGGACGGTGCCGACCGGATCGGCGTCCTCGCGATCCAGGACAGCGATATCGTCGAGGAGTTCGACTGCCAGTTTCAGGCGCTGTGGGCCGACGCGGTTCCGGTCGGGGAATAG
- a CDS encoding SOS response-associated peptidase gives MCGRYSLFTPPDEIERRFGATFEAPFEPTYNAAPSQSLPVVTSDAPETIQRMEWGLIPSWAEDRSEHGHINARAETVEDRASFADAYEARRCLVPADGFYEWVDREGGKQPYRVALPEDELFAMAGLYERWRPPQRQTGLGEFGASGEGGEDDVVETFTILTTEPNDVVARLHHRMAVVLAPEEESTWLAGEADDRAAVLDPYDGPMRSYPVSTAVNSPGNDHPGLIEEVDA, from the coding sequence ATGTGTGGCCGGTACAGCCTGTTCACGCCGCCCGACGAGATCGAGCGCCGGTTCGGAGCGACCTTCGAGGCACCGTTCGAGCCGACCTACAACGCCGCGCCGAGCCAGTCGCTCCCGGTCGTCACCAGCGATGCTCCCGAGACCATCCAGCGGATGGAGTGGGGGCTGATCCCCTCGTGGGCCGAGGACCGCTCCGAACACGGCCACATCAACGCTCGCGCCGAGACAGTCGAGGATCGGGCGTCGTTCGCGGACGCCTACGAGGCGCGCCGGTGTCTGGTCCCCGCCGACGGATTCTACGAGTGGGTCGACCGCGAGGGCGGCAAACAACCGTACCGGGTCGCACTGCCGGAGGACGAACTCTTCGCGATGGCCGGCCTCTACGAGCGCTGGCGCCCGCCACAGCGACAGACCGGGCTCGGCGAGTTCGGTGCGAGCGGCGAGGGCGGCGAGGACGACGTCGTCGAGACGTTCACGATCCTGACGACCGAGCCGAACGACGTGGTCGCACGGCTCCACCACCGGATGGCCGTCGTCCTGGCACCCGAGGAGGAGTCGACGTGGCTCGCGGGCGAGGCCGACGACCGCGCGGCCGTGCTCGACCCCTACGACGGGCCGATGCGGAGCTACCCGGTCTCGACGGCGGTCAACAGCCCTGGCAACGACCACCCGGGACTGATCGAGGAAGTCGACGCGTAG
- the cysK gene encoding cysteine synthase A codes for MQTSVEPEPEGPVATSVTDLVGETPLVRLDAFAENLYGKYEAANPYSVKDRIALYMIEAAAESGALPPDGTVVEATSGNTGIGLAMVAAARGYDCVLTMPESMSEERRRLLSALGAELELTPADDGMGGAIDRADELAAAEDAVRARQFENAANPRAHRETTGPEIWRDTDGAVDAVVAGVGTGGTITGISEYIKERQGAALTSVAVEPESSQLLSNDDPDSHDIQGIGPGFVPDILRTELLDEVRTASAEQSRTAARRLASEEGLMVGISSGAALHAATAYAEDNPGETVVAVLPDTGERYLSTELWA; via the coding sequence ATGCAGACATCGGTCGAGCCAGAGCCCGAGGGTCCAGTCGCCACAAGCGTGACAGATCTCGTCGGCGAGACGCCGCTGGTCCGTCTCGACGCCTTCGCCGAGAACCTCTACGGGAAATACGAGGCAGCAAACCCCTACTCGGTCAAAGACCGGATCGCACTGTACATGATCGAGGCCGCCGCCGAGTCGGGCGCGCTCCCGCCGGACGGCACCGTCGTCGAGGCGACGAGCGGTAACACCGGGATCGGGCTGGCGATGGTCGCGGCCGCGCGGGGCTACGACTGCGTGTTGACGATGCCCGAGTCGATGAGCGAGGAGCGCCGACGCCTGCTGTCGGCGCTGGGCGCGGAGCTCGAACTCACGCCCGCCGACGACGGGATGGGCGGCGCGATCGACCGGGCCGACGAACTCGCAGCGGCCGAGGACGCCGTCCGTGCCCGTCAGTTCGAGAACGCGGCGAACCCCCGCGCTCATCGGGAGACGACCGGCCCGGAGATCTGGCGTGACACCGACGGCGCGGTCGACGCCGTCGTCGCCGGCGTCGGGACCGGCGGGACGATCACCGGCATCTCGGAGTATATCAAAGAGCGACAGGGTGCCGCCCTCACGTCGGTCGCCGTCGAGCCCGAGTCCTCGCAGTTGCTCTCGAACGACGACCCCGACAGCCACGACATCCAGGGGATCGGCCCCGGCTTCGTCCCGGACATCCTCCGGACGGAGCTACTTGACGAGGTCAGGACCGCGAGTGCCGAGCAGTCCCGGACGGCGGCCCGGCGACTGGCCAGCGAGGAAGGGCTGATGGTCGGTATCTCCTCCGGGGCGGCGCTACACGCCGCGACGGCCTACGCCGAGGACAACCCCGGAGAGACGGTCGTCGCCGTCCTGCCGGACACGGGCGAGCGGTACCTCTCGACGGAGCTGTGGGCCTGA
- a CDS encoding translation initiation factor IF-2 subunit beta, which translates to MNYEQALDRAYDVLPDQPREAGERLSVPDPEGQTDGAFTRLTNLGAIADALSRESRHLHRAIQREFGTNGQFDGNEARYNGSFDIADFQAAIDAYVAEYVTCSECGLPDTVLKTEDGVDMLRCQACGAFRPVAKGGSSTQQHDRPTLEEGETYEVKITGTGREGDGVAEKGKYTIFVSGAREGQVVTAYIESISGTLAFGRVQ; encoded by the coding sequence ATGAACTACGAGCAGGCACTCGACCGAGCGTACGACGTACTGCCGGACCAGCCCAGAGAGGCCGGCGAACGGCTCTCGGTCCCCGACCCCGAGGGACAGACAGACGGGGCGTTCACACGACTGACGAACCTCGGCGCCATCGCCGACGCCCTCTCCCGGGAGTCGCGTCACCTCCACCGCGCGATCCAGCGGGAGTTCGGGACCAACGGCCAGTTCGACGGCAACGAGGCCCGCTACAACGGCTCGTTCGACATCGCTGACTTCCAGGCCGCCATCGACGCCTACGTCGCCGAGTACGTCACCTGTTCGGAGTGTGGCCTTCCCGACACCGTCCTCAAGACCGAGGACGGCGTCGACATGCTCCGCTGTCAGGCCTGTGGTGCCTTCCGCCCGGTCGCGAAAGGCGGGAGTTCCACCCAACAACACGACCGTCCGACCCTCGAAGAGGGCGAGACCTACGAGGTCAAGATCACCGGTACCGGCCGCGAGGGCGACGGCGTCGCCGAGAAGGGCAAGTACACCATCTTCGTCTCCGGTGCCCGCGAGGGGCAGGTCGTCACCGCCTACATCGAGTCCATCAGCGGGACGCTCGCGTTCGGTCGCGTCCAGTAA
- a CDS encoding quinone oxidoreductase family protein produces MDAIEVTEFGGREGLSVTERAVPEPGPGQLRIEVEAAGINFADIMQRRGHYEGGPEPPYVPGMEVAGRIDAVGEDVGLDEGDRVVALVDEGGYAEYALADPQLTFPIPGEMSLTEAAGFPVQFLTAHNCLFEWGELEGEESVLIHAAAGGVGTAAVQLASRAGAEVFGTASTAEKLGLAERLGCDHPINYTEDDFVEAVHAETEHGVDLVLDGVGGDTSSESLDALRQFGRMVVYGAASGRPGSLSTSDLLFANQRAIGYHLGRGLVHEPQRVMAAVPDLQEGLASGDLEVIVGETFALADAAAAHEHIESRASSGKVVLEP; encoded by the coding sequence ATGGATGCTATCGAAGTGACCGAGTTCGGCGGCCGCGAGGGACTGTCGGTGACAGAGCGGGCCGTTCCCGAGCCGGGGCCGGGCCAGCTCCGGATCGAGGTCGAAGCGGCGGGCATCAACTTCGCGGACATCATGCAGCGGCGGGGCCACTACGAGGGTGGACCGGAGCCGCCCTACGTCCCCGGGATGGAGGTCGCCGGTCGGATCGACGCCGTCGGCGAGGACGTGGGGCTCGACGAGGGGGACCGCGTCGTCGCGCTGGTCGACGAGGGCGGCTACGCCGAGTACGCGTTGGCCGATCCACAGCTCACGTTCCCCATCCCCGGCGAGATGAGCCTGACCGAGGCCGCGGGCTTTCCCGTCCAGTTCCTGACCGCCCACAACTGTCTGTTCGAGTGGGGCGAGCTAGAGGGGGAGGAGTCGGTGCTGATCCACGCGGCCGCCGGCGGCGTCGGGACGGCCGCGGTCCAACTGGCCAGTCGGGCGGGCGCGGAGGTGTTCGGGACCGCCAGTACGGCCGAGAAACTCGGGCTCGCGGAGCGGTTGGGCTGTGACCACCCGATCAACTACACCGAGGACGACTTCGTCGAGGCGGTCCACGCCGAGACCGAGCACGGCGTCGACCTGGTGTTAGACGGCGTCGGCGGCGACACGTCGAGCGAGTCGCTGGACGCACTGCGGCAGTTCGGCCGGATGGTCGTCTACGGAGCCGCGAGCGGTCGCCCGGGATCGCTCTCGACCAGCGACCTCCTGTTCGCCAACCAGCGAGCCATCGGCTACCACCTCGGTCGCGGCCTCGTCCACGAGCCACAACGGGTGATGGCGGCGGTTCCGGACCTCCAGGAGGGGCTGGCAAGCGGCGATCTGGAAGTGATCGTCGGCGAGACGTTCGCGTTAGCCGACGCCGCCGCGGCCCACGAGCACATCGAGAGCCGCGCCTCCAGCGGGAAGGTCGTCCTGGAACCGTAA
- a CDS encoding CapA family protein, giving the protein MQPTRRAFLASVLSGTGIAGCLGRVPEPTCPPPVESDGPVRIGFAGDVMLGRNVDETWRDGDPVGVWGSTIDRLRALDGLVLNLECCVSDRGQRTPGRGFYFRAEPEWAVPALDAAGTSVAGLANNHLLDFGPQALRDTVTHLEAAGIATAGAGSDRTAAFTPATVTVGGIEIAVVALTDQAPLYAARGDSPGTAFTTLSTGDPLSKRRVDAALARARERDPDLLVATLHWGPNWEVRPSEGQQRVARWLIDRGVDVVHGHSAHVIQGVETYRGRPIIYDAGDYVDDYLIKEGLHNDRSFLFELVVADGTLRALRLVPVEIDDSAVGAASETAAQWLRERMRTLSGPFGTTVERAGDGLRIPLGEC; this is encoded by the coding sequence GTGCAGCCGACCCGTCGTGCGTTCCTGGCGTCGGTGCTGTCCGGAACCGGGATCGCTGGCTGTCTCGGCCGCGTTCCCGAGCCCACGTGCCCGCCGCCCGTCGAGAGCGACGGCCCGGTCCGGATCGGGTTCGCCGGGGACGTGATGCTCGGCCGGAACGTCGACGAGACCTGGCGCGACGGCGATCCGGTCGGCGTCTGGGGATCGACGATCGACCGCCTGCGCGCGCTCGACGGTCTCGTCCTGAACCTGGAGTGTTGTGTCTCCGACCGAGGGCAGCGCACGCCCGGCCGAGGGTTCTACTTCCGTGCCGAGCCGGAGTGGGCCGTCCCGGCACTCGACGCAGCGGGGACGAGTGTCGCGGGCCTGGCGAACAACCACCTGCTCGATTTCGGGCCGCAAGCGCTCCGCGATACCGTCACGCACCTCGAAGCCGCCGGGATCGCGACGGCCGGCGCGGGCAGCGACCGGACCGCCGCGTTCACACCGGCGACGGTGACCGTCGGCGGGATCGAGATCGCGGTCGTCGCGTTGACCGACCAGGCGCCGCTGTACGCCGCCCGCGGGGACAGTCCCGGAACGGCGTTCACGACGCTGTCGACGGGCGATCCGCTGTCGAAACGGCGGGTCGACGCCGCACTGGCCCGAGCCAGGGAACGGGATCCGGACCTGCTCGTGGCGACGTTGCACTGGGGGCCGAACTGGGAGGTCAGGCCCTCGGAGGGGCAACAGCGGGTCGCCCGCTGGCTGATCGACCGCGGCGTCGACGTTGTCCACGGCCACAGCGCCCACGTGATCCAGGGGGTCGAGACCTACCGCGGTCGACCGATCATCTACGACGCCGGGGACTACGTCGACGACTACCTGATCAAGGAGGGACTCCACAACGACCGGAGCTTCCTGTTCGAACTGGTCGTCGCCGACGGAACCCTCCGGGCGTTGCGCCTGGTACCGGTCGAGATCGACGACTCGGCGGTCGGTGCGGCGAGTGAGACGGCCGCACAGTGGCTCCGCGAGCGGATGCGGACGCTCTCGGGACCGTTCGGAACGACCGTCGAGCGGGCCGGCGACGGCCTCCGGATTCCGCTTGGGGAGTGTTGA